The following are from one region of the Coffea eugenioides isolate CCC68of chromosome 2, Ceug_1.0, whole genome shotgun sequence genome:
- the LOC113763489 gene encoding bidirectional sugar transporter SWEET3 — protein sequence MGDRLRLAVGIMGNAASMLLYAAPILTFSRVMRKRSTEEFSCIPYTIALLNCFLYTWYGLPVVSNGWENVPVVTINGLGILLELSFVFIYFCFAPANAKKKVAMLTTSVILGFCVIALLSVFAFHDHSHRKILVGTIGLIASVAMYGSPLVVVKQVIQTKSVEFMPFYLSLFSFLASSLWMTYGLLSHDLFLASPNLVGSPLGIFQLLLYCKYRKNGFMEEALKRDAAKGWRKSEATDVEKPKEQLHAASAQ from the exons ATGGGAGATAGGTTGCGTTTGGCTGTGGGAATTATGG GGAATGCCGCCTCCATGTTACTCTATGCTGCTCCTAT ATTGACTTTTTCTCGAGTCATGAGAAAGAGAAGTACTGAAGAGTTTTCTTGCATTCCATACACCATTGCGTTATTGAACTGTTTCCTCTATACATGGTACGGCTTGCCGGTTGTGAGTAATGGCTGGGAAAACGTCCCTGTGGTCACGATCAATGGCTTAGGAATTCTTTTGGAGCTCTCCTTCGTATTCATATACTTCTGTTTTGCCCCCGCAAATGCCAAG AAGAAGGTTGCAATGTTAACAACATCAGTTATCCTTGGATTCTGCGTCATTGCTTTACTATCAGTCTTTGCATTTCACGATCATTCCCACCGAAAGATACTCGTAGGAACCATTGGATTGATAGCATCAGTGGCAATGTATGGTTCTCCTCTGGTGGTTGTG AAACAAGTGATACAAACCAAGAGCGTTGAATTTATGCCGTTCTACTTGTCCCTTTTCTCGTTTCTTGCCAGTTCCCTTTGGATGACTTACGGATTACTGAGCCATGATCTTTTCCTCGCG TCCCCAAATCTGGTTGGCAGCCCTTTAGGCATCTTTCAGCTTTTGCTCTACTGCAAGTACAGGAAAAATGGATTCATGGAAGAAGCATTGAAACGGGATGCAGCAAAAGGATGGCGAAAAAGTGAAGCGACAGATGTTGAGAAGCCAAAAGAGCAACTCCATGCAGCTTCTGCTCAGTGA